One window of the Perca flavescens isolate YP-PL-M2 chromosome 5, PFLA_1.0, whole genome shotgun sequence genome contains the following:
- the LOC114556399 gene encoding kinesin-like protein KIF27 isoform X1, with product MNEVCVRVAVRIRPLLPKEVLHNHQVCVRVVPGSAQVLLGSDRLFSFDHAFVPTASQDEVYESCVLPLVESLVDGFNATIFCYGQTGSGKTYTLGGGHLDEEGGIIDRVAQDVFLMLGEKRKNSDGVEATVRVSYMELYREELRDLLELHTIHKELHIREDERGNTVVVGAKEMVVSSAEELLSVLETGNALRHTGTTGMNEHSSRSHAIFTLQLIQCCHNNNSSLKSVRSSKLCLVDLAGSERAGKTGNTGTRLKESVHINTGLLALGNVIRALSDPARIRRGNNCNSAHIPYRDAKITRLLRDSLGGTAHTLMVACVSPSHHSVAETLSVLQFASKARHIRNRPGAISTHTEVKSCPTTWDPGEARLGELEYEVQTLRELLKEKEREMEKVRTDGRGGEGDDFKQPSQMRMSDPDKKVKQEEPSQCCLLAQEAAALLADISGPTPSHSLRQRLQDWQERLTGVNHSHQAYEKDCSEGSGDQTHHFTILKLEEELNRCKEALTIEEQLLEQKDAELRQLQREVEKLLQEDKTHLQNLEEEKERSCIQTEQLVDQQIIINRLRSDLVTFRGGASAATVETGASGDSGKRPHSVPLIRHSCGHGPPRRIHSSPPVYSLERVMAAFKMRGHLLLAEIEQKEKVYCPFIKQQAESKARDQANEEEDDIFVGRMGFRRSLNRTWTSRQKKLTLKEKNSGLDQTSNGDPVVQQPQRVIGTKENHDKHMRKPRPRACVTQRRIQELSVNMSMKEELIKKLDKTDKETQAVERHGRHSGDGKTVDVLARLSMQSQQVRAEVYRSLQHMRLQRAQFQSSLRQQRETNNNKEVDQNGEQRAGDLTVCKIKEKLPDCIWLEEAEEEVFQKRAELQELEEELRRREEVLLRREACLQQKNKLEIKMLRSSQALSQDLLRVSVRLETLEEQLQSSSSVRQTGGVTMEELEKERDMLKERRDTLDSQLKDNRVLTVEEEHSLLQLEEAIEALDAALEFKNHSIHDKQRKLLITDYSSHQSQSTEPAQLCDVIRKLKRLSPPEASELLIKYFNKVVCLREMERHLRLRCEELELHAGEQEVVLREMEVAMQRMALDADRRLTQQHQDHQNNIQLLLQKLKEGGSGEAQQAIEDRLEHLEKELFFYKSSSRQLKKKLKELVSDALHPLNQPSQTQEHRKQHNVQIHASANKPQMHSEEVQTHNTTTYKKMQDEQIDKNTLKRHAHQTPCPSSSSDLQARKLTKMPEYNQTHTQSRGRSESGAGHSGESLEMTPVRLCRRELRQISPADLQVCSSATRRRQSVVDTSTESILEDSIEVPRNTDR from the exons ATGAACGAGGTATGTGTCCGGGTGGCGGTCCGTATCCGCCCCCTGCTTCCCAAAGAAGTCCTCCATAACCACCAGGTGTGTGTGCGGGTGGTGCCGGGCTCCGCACAGGTGCTGCTCGGCTCAGACCGACTCTTCTCATTCGACCACGCGTTTGTACCGACAGCCAGCCAGGATGAGGTGTACGAGTCCTGCGTCCTGCCCCTGGTGGAGTCCCTGGTCGACGGCTTCAACGCCACCATCTTCTGTTATGGACAAACAGGGTCAGGAAAGACATACACACTCGGAGGGGGGCACTTGG ATGAAGAGGGAGGAATTATTGACCGGGTGGCCCAGGATGTGTTCTTGATGCTgggggagaagaggaagaacagTGATGGTGTGGAAGCCACAGTGCGGGTCTCGTATATGGAGCTATACAGGGAGGAACTACGAGACCTGCTGGAGCTGCACACCATTCACAAAGAGCTTCACATCAGAGAggatgagaggggaaacacag tGGTGGTGGGAGCCAAAGAGATGGTTGTCAGCTCAGCAGAGGAGCTACTAAGTGTTCTAGAGACGGGCAATGCACTGCGCCACACTGGAACCACAGGGATGAACGAGCACTCCAGTCGCTCTCACGCCATTTTCACCCTTCAGCTTATCCAGTGTTGCCACAACAACAACTCCTCCTTAAAATCTGTCCGCTCTTCCAAACTCTGTCTGGTTGACCTAGCAGGCTCGGAGCGTGCTGGAAAAACTGGAAACACTGGGACACGACTCAAAGAGTCTGTTCATATCAACACAGGCCTGCTCGCACTGGGCAACGTCATCCGTGCCCTCTCTGACCCTGCTCGAATTCGCCGTGGTAACAACTGCAACAGTGCACACATACCGTACCGTGATGCCAAGATCACCCGTCTTCTCCGTGATTCATTGGGAGGCACCGCCCATACGCTGATGGTGGCGTGTGTAAGCCCCTCTCACCACAGTGTTGCTGAGACTCTGAGTGTCCTGCAGTTTGCATCAAAGGCTCGTCACATTCGTAACCGTCCTGGAGCTATATCTACTCATACAGAGGTTAAATCATGTCCTACAACCTGGGACCCTGGTGAGGCTCGACTGGGCGAACTTGAGTATGAAGTACAGACCCTGAGAGAGCTactgaaagagaaggagagagagatggaaaaggTGCGGACAGATGGAAGAGGTGGAGAGGGGGACGACTTCAAACAGCCCAGTCAGATGAGGATGTCTGATCCAGATAAGAAGGTGAAACAAGAGGAACCATCACAGTGCTGCCTCCTGGCACAGGAAGCTGCTGCCCTGCTTGCAGATATCTCTGGCCCCACTCCAAGTCATTCTTTGAGGCAGCGGCTGCAGGATTGGCAGGAGAGACTGACAGGTGTCAATCACTCACATCAAGCTTACGAGAAGGATTGTTCAGAGGGGAGTGGAGATCAAACCCACCATTTCACCATATTAAAGCTTGAGGAAGAACTCAACAGATGCAAG gaAGCTCTCACCATAGAGGAACAACTATTGGAGCAGAAAGATGCAGAGCTGAGACAGCTCCAAAGAGAAGTAGAAAAACTTCTTCAAGAGGATAAAACCCACCTTCAGAACTTGGAGGAAGAAAAGGAACGTTCTTGTATACAG ACTGAACAACTTGTGGACCAGCAGATCATCATCAATCGTCTTCGCAGCGACCTTGTGACATTTAGGGGTGGAGCCTCGGCGGCAACCGTGGAAACAGGGGCTTCTGGGGACTCAGGCAAGAGACCACACAGTGTCCCTCTGATCAGACATAGCTGTGGACACGGACCTCCCAGGAGG aTTCACTCTAGTCCCCCGGTCTATTCCCTGGAGAGGGTGATGGCAGCCTTTAAAATGCGGGGTCATCTCCTTCTGGCTGAGATTGAGCAGAAGGAAAAGGTGTACTGTCCATTCATAAAACAACAGGCAGAGAGCAAAGCTCGGGATCAAGCgaacgaggaggaggatgatATCTTTGTGGGCAGAATGGGATTTAG GCGTTCTTTAAACCGAACATGGACCAGTCGGCAGAAGAAATTAACTCTGAAAGAGAAGAACTCTGGACTGGACCAAACATCTAATGGAGATCCAGTAGTACAACAGCCTCAGCGAGTCATAG GGACTAAGGAAAACCACGACAAGCATATGAGGAAGCCGAGACCGAGAGCCTGCGTTACTCAGAGAAGGATCCAAGAACTGTCTGTCAACATGAGCATGAAAGAGGAGCTCATCAAAAAGCTTGACAAAACTG acaaagagacCCAAGCAGTGGAAAGACATGGCAGGCACAGTGGTGATGGCAAAACAGTCGATGTGTTGGCAAGACTTTCCATGCAGAGCCAGCAGGTCCGTGCAGAGGTGTACCGCAGCCTGCAGCACATGAGGCTGCAGAGAGCACAGTTTCAGAGCAGCCtcagacagcagagagagaccaacaacaacaaagaggtTGACCAAAATGGG gAGCAAAGGGCAGGAGATTTGACTGTGTGCAAAATCAAGGAAAAG CTGCCTGACTGTATTTGGctggaggaggcggaggaggaggtgtttcagaagagagcagagctgcaggagctggaggaggagctgcggaggagagaggaggtgcTCCTGCGCAGAGAGGCCTGTCTGCAACAGAAGAACAAACTGGAGATCAAGATGCTACGCTCCAGCCAG GCTCTGAGTCAGGACCTGCTGCGTGTGTCGGTGCGGTTAGAGACTCTGGAGGAGCAgctgcagagcagcagcagtgtgaggCAGACCGGAGGAGTCACCATGGAGGaactggagaaagagagagacatgcttaaagagaggagagacactCTGGACAGCCAGCTGAAGGACAACCGAGTGCTCACTGTGGAG GAGGAGCATTCCCTGCTTCAGCTGGAGGAAGCTATTGAAGCTCTGGATGCAGCCCTGGAGTTTAAAAACCACTCAATCCATGACAAACAGAGGAAGTTGCTAATCACAGACTACTCTTCGCATCAGTCGCAAAGCACTGAACCCGCCCAActctgtgatgtcatcaggaaGCTAAAGAGGCTCTCGCCACCTGAGGCGTCGGAGCTGCTCATCAAATATTTCAACAAG GTTGTTTGTCTTCGAGAGATGGAGCGCCATTTGCGTTTGCGTTGTGAAGAGCTGGAGCTTCATGCTGGAGAGCAAGAGGTGGTGCTGAGGGAGATGGAGGTGGCCATGCAGCGGATGGCCCTGGATGCAGACCGCAGGCTGACCCAGCAGCACCAAGATCACCAGAACAACATCCAGCTACTGCTGCAGAAACTTAAAG aggGTGGCTCAGGAGAGGCACAGCAGGCTATCGAAGACAGACTGGAGCATCTGGAGAAAGAGCTTTTTTTCTACAAAAGCTCCAGCCGGCAGCTTAAAAAGAAACTCAAAGAGCTTGTCAGTGATGCTCTACACCCCCTCAATCAGCCCTCACAAACACAGGAGCACAGAAAACAACACAATGTGCAGATACACGCAAGTGCAAACAAACCCCAGATGCACAGTGAAGaggtacagacacacaacacaacaacatacaaaaAGATGCAAGATGagcaaatagacaaaaacacattgaagAGACATGCACACCAAACCCCctgtccctcctcctcttctgacCTCCAAGCACGCAAATTGACAAAAATGCCTGAATACAAccagacgcacacacagtccCGTGGGAGGAGTGAAAGTGGGGCCGGTCACTCCGGGGAAAGTTTAGAGATGACACCAGTCCGTTTGTGTCGCAGAGAGCTGAGACAGATCTCTCCAGCTGACTTGCAGGTCTGTAGTTCTGCCACAAGAAGGCGACAGTCTGTTGTGGATACCAGCACAGAGTCAATACTAGAGGACTCCATAGAAGTGCCCAGAAACACTGACAGATGA
- the LOC114556399 gene encoding kinesin-like protein KIF27 isoform X2, with protein sequence MNEVCVRVAVRIRPLLPKEVLHNHQVCVRVVPGSAQVLLGSDRLFSFDHAFVPTASQDEVYESCVLPLVESLVDGFNATIFCYGQTGSGKTYTLGGGHLDEEGGIIDRVAQDVFLMLGEKRKNSDGVEATVRVSYMELYREELRDLLELHTIHKELHIREDERGNTVVVGAKEMVVSSAEELLSVLETGNALRHTGTTGMNEHSSRSHAIFTLQLIQCCHNNNSSLKSVRSSKLCLVDLAGSERAGKTGNTGTRLKESVHINTGLLALGNVIRALSDPARIRRGNNCNSAHIPYRDAKITRLLRDSLGGTAHTLMVACVSPSHHSVAETLSVLQFASKARHIRNRPGAISTHTEVKSCPTTWDPGEARLGELEYEVQTLRELLKEKEREMEKVRTDGRGGEGDDFKQPSQMRMSDPDKKVKQEEPSQCCLLAQEAAALLADISGPTPSHSLRQRLQDWQERLTGVNHSHQAYEKDCSEGSGDQTHHFTILKLEEELNRCKEALTIEEQLLEQKDAELRQLQREVEKLLQEDKTHLQNLEEEKERSCIQTEQLVDQQIIINRLRSDLVTFRGGASAATVETGASGDSGKRPHSVPLIRHSCGHGPPRRIHSSPPVYSLERVMAAFKMRGHLLLAEIEQKEKVYCPFIKQQAESKARDQANEEEDDIFVGRMGFRRSLNRTWTSRQKKLTLKEKNSGLDQTSNGDPVVQQPQRVIGTKENHDKHMRKPRPRACVTQRRIQELSVNMSMKEELIKKLDKTDKETQAVERHGRHSGDGKTVDVLARLSMQSQQVRAEVYRSLQHMRLQRAQFQSSLRQQRETNNNKEEQRAGDLTVCKIKEKLPDCIWLEEAEEEVFQKRAELQELEEELRRREEVLLRREACLQQKNKLEIKMLRSSQALSQDLLRVSVRLETLEEQLQSSSSVRQTGGVTMEELEKERDMLKERRDTLDSQLKDNRVLTVEEEHSLLQLEEAIEALDAALEFKNHSIHDKQRKLLITDYSSHQSQSTEPAQLCDVIRKLKRLSPPEASELLIKYFNKVVCLREMERHLRLRCEELELHAGEQEVVLREMEVAMQRMALDADRRLTQQHQDHQNNIQLLLQKLKEGGSGEAQQAIEDRLEHLEKELFFYKSSSRQLKKKLKELVSDALHPLNQPSQTQEHRKQHNVQIHASANKPQMHSEEVQTHNTTTYKKMQDEQIDKNTLKRHAHQTPCPSSSSDLQARKLTKMPEYNQTHTQSRGRSESGAGHSGESLEMTPVRLCRRELRQISPADLQVCSSATRRRQSVVDTSTESILEDSIEVPRNTDR encoded by the exons ATGAACGAGGTATGTGTCCGGGTGGCGGTCCGTATCCGCCCCCTGCTTCCCAAAGAAGTCCTCCATAACCACCAGGTGTGTGTGCGGGTGGTGCCGGGCTCCGCACAGGTGCTGCTCGGCTCAGACCGACTCTTCTCATTCGACCACGCGTTTGTACCGACAGCCAGCCAGGATGAGGTGTACGAGTCCTGCGTCCTGCCCCTGGTGGAGTCCCTGGTCGACGGCTTCAACGCCACCATCTTCTGTTATGGACAAACAGGGTCAGGAAAGACATACACACTCGGAGGGGGGCACTTGG ATGAAGAGGGAGGAATTATTGACCGGGTGGCCCAGGATGTGTTCTTGATGCTgggggagaagaggaagaacagTGATGGTGTGGAAGCCACAGTGCGGGTCTCGTATATGGAGCTATACAGGGAGGAACTACGAGACCTGCTGGAGCTGCACACCATTCACAAAGAGCTTCACATCAGAGAggatgagaggggaaacacag tGGTGGTGGGAGCCAAAGAGATGGTTGTCAGCTCAGCAGAGGAGCTACTAAGTGTTCTAGAGACGGGCAATGCACTGCGCCACACTGGAACCACAGGGATGAACGAGCACTCCAGTCGCTCTCACGCCATTTTCACCCTTCAGCTTATCCAGTGTTGCCACAACAACAACTCCTCCTTAAAATCTGTCCGCTCTTCCAAACTCTGTCTGGTTGACCTAGCAGGCTCGGAGCGTGCTGGAAAAACTGGAAACACTGGGACACGACTCAAAGAGTCTGTTCATATCAACACAGGCCTGCTCGCACTGGGCAACGTCATCCGTGCCCTCTCTGACCCTGCTCGAATTCGCCGTGGTAACAACTGCAACAGTGCACACATACCGTACCGTGATGCCAAGATCACCCGTCTTCTCCGTGATTCATTGGGAGGCACCGCCCATACGCTGATGGTGGCGTGTGTAAGCCCCTCTCACCACAGTGTTGCTGAGACTCTGAGTGTCCTGCAGTTTGCATCAAAGGCTCGTCACATTCGTAACCGTCCTGGAGCTATATCTACTCATACAGAGGTTAAATCATGTCCTACAACCTGGGACCCTGGTGAGGCTCGACTGGGCGAACTTGAGTATGAAGTACAGACCCTGAGAGAGCTactgaaagagaaggagagagagatggaaaaggTGCGGACAGATGGAAGAGGTGGAGAGGGGGACGACTTCAAACAGCCCAGTCAGATGAGGATGTCTGATCCAGATAAGAAGGTGAAACAAGAGGAACCATCACAGTGCTGCCTCCTGGCACAGGAAGCTGCTGCCCTGCTTGCAGATATCTCTGGCCCCACTCCAAGTCATTCTTTGAGGCAGCGGCTGCAGGATTGGCAGGAGAGACTGACAGGTGTCAATCACTCACATCAAGCTTACGAGAAGGATTGTTCAGAGGGGAGTGGAGATCAAACCCACCATTTCACCATATTAAAGCTTGAGGAAGAACTCAACAGATGCAAG gaAGCTCTCACCATAGAGGAACAACTATTGGAGCAGAAAGATGCAGAGCTGAGACAGCTCCAAAGAGAAGTAGAAAAACTTCTTCAAGAGGATAAAACCCACCTTCAGAACTTGGAGGAAGAAAAGGAACGTTCTTGTATACAG ACTGAACAACTTGTGGACCAGCAGATCATCATCAATCGTCTTCGCAGCGACCTTGTGACATTTAGGGGTGGAGCCTCGGCGGCAACCGTGGAAACAGGGGCTTCTGGGGACTCAGGCAAGAGACCACACAGTGTCCCTCTGATCAGACATAGCTGTGGACACGGACCTCCCAGGAGG aTTCACTCTAGTCCCCCGGTCTATTCCCTGGAGAGGGTGATGGCAGCCTTTAAAATGCGGGGTCATCTCCTTCTGGCTGAGATTGAGCAGAAGGAAAAGGTGTACTGTCCATTCATAAAACAACAGGCAGAGAGCAAAGCTCGGGATCAAGCgaacgaggaggaggatgatATCTTTGTGGGCAGAATGGGATTTAG GCGTTCTTTAAACCGAACATGGACCAGTCGGCAGAAGAAATTAACTCTGAAAGAGAAGAACTCTGGACTGGACCAAACATCTAATGGAGATCCAGTAGTACAACAGCCTCAGCGAGTCATAG GGACTAAGGAAAACCACGACAAGCATATGAGGAAGCCGAGACCGAGAGCCTGCGTTACTCAGAGAAGGATCCAAGAACTGTCTGTCAACATGAGCATGAAAGAGGAGCTCATCAAAAAGCTTGACAAAACTG acaaagagacCCAAGCAGTGGAAAGACATGGCAGGCACAGTGGTGATGGCAAAACAGTCGATGTGTTGGCAAGACTTTCCATGCAGAGCCAGCAGGTCCGTGCAGAGGTGTACCGCAGCCTGCAGCACATGAGGCTGCAGAGAGCACAGTTTCAGAGCAGCCtcagacagcagagagagaccaacaacaacaaagag gAGCAAAGGGCAGGAGATTTGACTGTGTGCAAAATCAAGGAAAAG CTGCCTGACTGTATTTGGctggaggaggcggaggaggaggtgtttcagaagagagcagagctgcaggagctggaggaggagctgcggaggagagaggaggtgcTCCTGCGCAGAGAGGCCTGTCTGCAACAGAAGAACAAACTGGAGATCAAGATGCTACGCTCCAGCCAG GCTCTGAGTCAGGACCTGCTGCGTGTGTCGGTGCGGTTAGAGACTCTGGAGGAGCAgctgcagagcagcagcagtgtgaggCAGACCGGAGGAGTCACCATGGAGGaactggagaaagagagagacatgcttaaagagaggagagacactCTGGACAGCCAGCTGAAGGACAACCGAGTGCTCACTGTGGAG GAGGAGCATTCCCTGCTTCAGCTGGAGGAAGCTATTGAAGCTCTGGATGCAGCCCTGGAGTTTAAAAACCACTCAATCCATGACAAACAGAGGAAGTTGCTAATCACAGACTACTCTTCGCATCAGTCGCAAAGCACTGAACCCGCCCAActctgtgatgtcatcaggaaGCTAAAGAGGCTCTCGCCACCTGAGGCGTCGGAGCTGCTCATCAAATATTTCAACAAG GTTGTTTGTCTTCGAGAGATGGAGCGCCATTTGCGTTTGCGTTGTGAAGAGCTGGAGCTTCATGCTGGAGAGCAAGAGGTGGTGCTGAGGGAGATGGAGGTGGCCATGCAGCGGATGGCCCTGGATGCAGACCGCAGGCTGACCCAGCAGCACCAAGATCACCAGAACAACATCCAGCTACTGCTGCAGAAACTTAAAG aggGTGGCTCAGGAGAGGCACAGCAGGCTATCGAAGACAGACTGGAGCATCTGGAGAAAGAGCTTTTTTTCTACAAAAGCTCCAGCCGGCAGCTTAAAAAGAAACTCAAAGAGCTTGTCAGTGATGCTCTACACCCCCTCAATCAGCCCTCACAAACACAGGAGCACAGAAAACAACACAATGTGCAGATACACGCAAGTGCAAACAAACCCCAGATGCACAGTGAAGaggtacagacacacaacacaacaacatacaaaaAGATGCAAGATGagcaaatagacaaaaacacattgaagAGACATGCACACCAAACCCCctgtccctcctcctcttctgacCTCCAAGCACGCAAATTGACAAAAATGCCTGAATACAAccagacgcacacacagtccCGTGGGAGGAGTGAAAGTGGGGCCGGTCACTCCGGGGAAAGTTTAGAGATGACACCAGTCCGTTTGTGTCGCAGAGAGCTGAGACAGATCTCTCCAGCTGACTTGCAGGTCTGTAGTTCTGCCACAAGAAGGCGACAGTCTGTTGTGGATACCAGCACAGAGTCAATACTAGAGGACTCCATAGAAGTGCCCAGAAACACTGACAGATGA